One part of the Methylobacterium mesophilicum SR1.6/6 genome encodes these proteins:
- a CDS encoding YbfB/YjiJ family MFS transporter: MSTLQPASATPRRTIRPIVGSGLVALAIAMGIGRFAFTPLLPLMVRDGTLNPAAGAEWAAANYVGYLVGALTASWFGGNPRRGLMVSLLGVAATTLAMATVEAGSVRVVGAGLRAAAGVFSAWALVCASGWCLTELARRQAGPAGTWIYTGVGLGIALAGLLTWLGGLQAADTLWLELGLAAGVGALLVWILSRGQATTAPGITERVSAAAAPVRSNRQRALVLCYGIFGFGYIVPATFLPAMARDLAPDPRVFGLTWPLFGLAAALSVAAVGRWLPHGSRQRIWALAQGVMALGTALPLFAPSLAGIAASAVLVGGTFMVATMAGLQLSREVRPDDPTPLIARMTAAFAAGQIAGPLSVRAIGSGRWAGWNALDWTGAVATLLLILSALWLWRDARPAPEARGFS; encoded by the coding sequence ATGAGCACTCTGCAGCCCGCCTCCGCCACGCCCCGGCGCACGATCCGGCCGATCGTCGGGAGCGGCCTCGTCGCCCTCGCCATCGCCATGGGGATCGGCCGCTTCGCCTTCACGCCCCTCCTGCCGCTGATGGTACGGGACGGCACCTTGAACCCGGCGGCCGGCGCGGAGTGGGCGGCGGCCAACTACGTCGGCTACCTCGTCGGCGCCCTGACCGCCTCGTGGTTCGGCGGAAACCCGCGCCGCGGCCTGATGGTGAGTCTGCTCGGCGTGGCGGCGACGACCCTGGCGATGGCGACGGTCGAGGCCGGCTCCGTCCGCGTCGTCGGCGCCGGGCTGCGCGCCGCCGCCGGCGTGTTCAGCGCCTGGGCTCTGGTCTGCGCGAGCGGCTGGTGCCTGACTGAACTGGCCCGGCGGCAAGCCGGCCCGGCCGGCACGTGGATCTATACGGGCGTCGGCCTCGGCATCGCGCTGGCCGGCCTGTTGACCTGGCTCGGGGGGCTTCAGGCGGCAGATACGCTGTGGCTTGAGCTGGGGCTGGCGGCGGGCGTCGGCGCGCTGCTCGTCTGGATCCTGTCGCGCGGGCAGGCCACGACGGCGCCCGGGATCACGGAACGCGTGTCGGCCGCCGCCGCGCCGGTCCGCTCGAACCGGCAACGCGCCCTGGTGCTCTGCTACGGCATCTTCGGGTTCGGCTACATCGTTCCGGCCACGTTCCTGCCGGCCATGGCGCGTGATCTGGCCCCCGATCCCCGGGTCTTCGGCCTGACATGGCCGCTGTTCGGCTTGGCCGCCGCCCTGTCGGTCGCCGCCGTGGGGCGCTGGTTGCCGCACGGGTCACGCCAGCGCATCTGGGCCCTGGCACAGGGCGTCATGGCGCTCGGCACCGCGTTGCCGCTGTTCGCCCCGAGCCTCGCGGGCATCGCCGCGTCGGCGGTCCTCGTGGGCGGGACATTCATGGTCGCCACCATGGCGGGCTTGCAACTTTCGCGCGAGGTGCGGCCGGACGATCCGACGCCGCTGATCGCCCGGATGACCGCCGCCTTCGCCGCCGGTCAGATCGCCGGCCCGCTATCGGTGCGCGCGATCGGGTCCGGCCGCTGGGCCGGCTGGAACGCGCTGGACTGGACCGGGGCGGTCGCCACGCTGCTGCTGATCCTGTCCGCGCTCTGGCTGTGGCGCGATGCTCGGCCCGCCCCCGAAGCCAGGGGCTTCTCGTGA
- a CDS encoding LysR family transcriptional regulator, with product MRTMDLDDLHIFRCVVREGGVTRAAAQLHRVPSNVTTRIKQFEERLGVALFRRQGRSLTLTEAGRTLLGHAEKLLQMADAAEQDLRSGVVRGALRLGSLESAAGARLPPLLSAFHAQYPNVTLELRTGTTRALLHQLDRFEVEAAFVSEPFERRSLSSRPAFDEELVLITGRDTATIRQAAELGGRTLVAFPHGCSYRQRLIEWLAEGSVSPERVLEMSSYHAIVACVAAGTGAAIVPVAVLDHAVLSTAVKRHPLPPRLRLNRTHLVWSGEASGPLQAFITLLPAPAADDRAA from the coding sequence ATGAGAACGATGGATCTCGACGACCTTCACATCTTCCGCTGCGTGGTGCGTGAAGGCGGCGTGACCCGCGCGGCGGCGCAACTGCACCGAGTGCCCTCCAACGTCACCACCCGGATCAAGCAGTTCGAGGAGCGGCTCGGGGTCGCGCTGTTCCGGCGCCAGGGGCGCAGCCTGACGCTGACGGAAGCCGGCCGCACGCTCCTCGGCCACGCCGAGAAGCTGCTGCAGATGGCCGACGCCGCCGAGCAGGACCTGCGCAGCGGGGTCGTCCGCGGCGCGTTGCGGCTCGGCTCCCTGGAGAGCGCGGCCGGCGCACGGCTGCCGCCCCTCCTCTCGGCCTTCCACGCGCAGTATCCGAACGTCACCCTCGAATTGCGGACCGGCACGACCCGCGCGCTGCTGCATCAGCTGGACCGGTTCGAGGTCGAGGCGGCCTTCGTCTCGGAGCCGTTCGAGCGCCGGAGCCTCTCGTCACGGCCCGCCTTCGACGAGGAACTGGTTCTGATCACCGGACGCGACACGGCGACAATCCGCCAAGCGGCCGAGTTGGGCGGCCGGACGCTGGTCGCGTTCCCGCACGGCTGCTCCTATCGCCAGCGCCTGATCGAGTGGCTGGCCGAGGGCAGCGTATCGCCGGAGCGGGTTCTCGAGATGAGTTCGTACCACGCCATCGTGGCCTGCGTGGCGGCCGGGACCGGGGCAGCCATCGTGCCGGTTGCAGTGCTCGACCACGCGGTGCTGAGCACGGCGGTGAAACGCCACCCTTTGCCGCCGCGCCTGCGCCTCAACCGTACCCATCTCGTCTGGTCCGGCGAAGCCAGCGGCCCGCTGCAGGCCTTCATAACACTGCTTCCCGCCCCGGCCGCCGACGATCGGGCGGCGTGA